From one Streptococcus pneumoniae genomic stretch:
- the fusA gene encoding elongation factor G: MAREFSLEKTRNIGIMAHVDAGKTTTTERILYYTGKIHKIGETHEGASQMDWMEQEQERGITITSAATTAQWNNHRVNIIDTPGHVDFTIEVQRSLRVLDGAVTVLDSQSGVEPQTETVWRQATEYGVPRIVFANKMDKIGADFLYSVSTLHDRLQANAHPIQLPIGSEDDFRGIIDLIKMKAEIYTNDLGTDILEEDIPAEYLDQAQEYREKLVEAVAETDEELMMKYLEGEEITNEELKAAIRKATINVEFFPVLCGSAFKNKGVQLMLDAVIDYLPSPVDIPAIKGINPDTDAEEERPASDEEPFAALAFKIMTDPFVGRLTFFRVYSGVLNSGSYVMNTSKGKRERIGRILQMHANSRQEIETVYSGDIAAAVGLKDTTTGDSLTDEKAKVILESINVPEPVIQLMVEPKSKADQDKMGVALSKLAEEDPTFRVETNVETGETVISGMGELHLDVLVDRMRREFKVEANVGAPQVSYRETFRASTQARGFFKRQSGGKGQFGDVWIEFTPNEEGKGFEFENAIVGGVVPREFIPAVEKGLVESMANGVLAGYPIVDVKAKLYDGSYHDVDSSETAFKVAASLALKEAAKTAQPAILEPMMLVTITVPEENLGDVMGHVTARRGRVDGMEAHGNSQIVRAYVPLAEMFGYATVLRSASQGRGTFMMVFDHYEDVPKSVQEEIIKKHNGEA; the protein is encoded by the coding sequence ATGGCACGCGAATTTTCACTAGAAAAAACTCGTAATATCGGTATCATGGCCCACGTCGATGCCGGTAAAACAACTACAACCGAGCGTATTCTTTACTACACTGGTAAAATCCATAAAATCGGTGAAACACACGAAGGTGCTTCACAAATGGACTGGATGGAGCAAGAGCAAGAACGTGGTATCACAATCACATCTGCTGCGACAACTGCACAATGGAACAACCACCGCGTAAACATCATCGACACACCAGGACACGTGGACTTCACAATCGAAGTACAACGTTCTCTTCGTGTATTGGACGGTGCGGTTACCGTTCTTGACTCACAATCAGGGGTTGAGCCACAAACTGAAACAGTTTGGCGCCAAGCAACTGAGTACGGAGTTCCTCGTATTGTATTTGCCAACAAAATGGACAAAATCGGTGCAGACTTCCTTTACTCAGTAAGCACTCTTCATGATCGCTTGCAAGCAAATGCTCACCCAATCCAATTGCCAATCGGTTCAGAAGACGATTTCCGTGGAATCATCGACTTGATCAAGATGAAAGCTGAAATCTACACAAATGACCTTGGTACAGACATTCTTGAAGAAGATATTCCTGCTGAATACCTTGACCAAGCTCAAGAATACCGTGAAAAATTGGTAGAAGCAGTTGCTGAAACTGATGAAGAATTGATGATGAAATACCTTGAAGGTGAAGAAATCACAAATGAAGAGTTGAAAGCAGCTATCCGTAAAGCAACAATCAACGTTGAATTCTTCCCAGTATTGTGTGGTTCTGCCTTCAAAAACAAAGGTGTTCAATTGATGCTTGATGCGGTTATCGATTACCTTCCAAGCCCAGTTGATATCCCAGCAATCAAAGGTATCAACCCAGATACAGATGCTGAAGAAGAGCGTCCAGCTTCAGATGAAGAGCCATTTGCAGCCCTTGCCTTCAAAATCATGACTGACCCATTCGTAGGTCGTTTGACATTCTTCCGTGTTTACTCGGGTGTTCTTAACTCAGGTTCATACGTAATGAACACTTCTAAAGGTAAACGTGAACGTATCGGACGTATCCTTCAAATGCACGCAAACAGCCGTCAAGAAATCGAAACTGTTTACTCAGGTGATATCGCTGCTGCCGTTGGTTTGAAAGATACTACAACTGGTGACTCATTGACTGATGAAAAAGCAAAAGTTATCCTTGAGTCAATCAACGTTCCAGAACCAGTTATCCAATTGATGGTTGAACCAAAATCTAAAGCTGACCAAGATAAGATGGGTGTTGCCCTTTCTAAATTGGCTGAAGAAGATCCAACATTCCGCGTTGAAACAAATGTTGAAACTGGTGAAACAGTTATCTCAGGTATGGGTGAGCTTCACTTGGATGTCCTTGTTGACCGTATGCGTCGTGAATTCAAGGTTGAAGCAAACGTAGGTGCTCCTCAAGTATCTTATCGTGAAACATTCCGCGCTTCAACTCAAGCTCGTGGATTCTTCAAACGTCAATCAGGTGGTAAAGGTCAGTTCGGTGATGTATGGATTGAATTTACTCCAAACGAAGAAGGAAAAGGATTCGAGTTTGAAAACGCAATCGTCGGTGGTGTGGTTCCACGTGAATTCATCCCAGCGGTTGAAAAAGGTTTGGTTGAGTCTATGGCAAACGGTGTTCTTGCTGGATACCCAATCGTTGACGTAAAAGCAAAACTTTACGACGGTTCATACCACGATGTCGACTCATCTGAAACTGCCTTTAAAGTTGCGGCATCTCTTGCTCTTAAAGAAGCAGCGAAAACTGCACAACCTGCTATCCTTGAGCCAATGATGCTTGTAACAATCACAGTTCCAGAAGAAAACCTTGGAGATGTTATGGGGCACGTAACAGCTCGTCGTGGACGTGTAGACGGTATGGAAGCACATGGTAACAGCCAAATCGTTCGTGCGTATGTACCACTTGCAGAAATGTTCGGTTATGCAACAGTTCTTCGTTCTGCATCTCAAGGACGTGGTACATTCATGATGGTATTTGACCACTATGAAGATGTACCTAAGTCAGTACAAGAAGAAATCATTAAAAAACACAACGGTGAAGCTTAA